A window from Montipora capricornis isolate CH-2021 chromosome 7, ASM3666992v2, whole genome shotgun sequence encodes these proteins:
- the LOC138056459 gene encoding VWFA and cache domain-containing protein 1-like isoform X2 encodes MRKLADMAAFGHTGSLNMAFLEFVLTVVAVFSSQIGANVLDPSLIARELRIFADDALGADELQAYFNRLQYTQQTIDGNKLTPELALKLKDKFKTRFDVAERLRKAVQDSYNKPPRNTTAKECCHVDKSTLEYDERFRSKVDLNNICLKISGSAPRNPRHLHTEEVLKVMKEIFKQYPFIKWQYFGSEEGVMTNFPVYDDQDPCPRYDPRYRPFYVETATPKAKDVVLIIDTSASMVGERMKIAKEAAKLVLETMNPKDQIGVVSFNNKASTNEGIGVSPCYSQRLALAVPANRNSLEKYVDGLNGRGDSIYQVAFEKACALLKASASDETTPNKKRVILFLTDGEPNDDNISSTFKIIRDCNSELNNSIIIFTYGIGTANAEILADIAKQNTSKYGFPRDISQGKTTSGKYTYVTTEDINTLRIKMATYYNFLPPERLDHPVVSVPYIDAFGTGLLMSITLPCYDNKGNFIGVAGTDINIEDLLSDITFFNQGQTTYAFMISGTGRTLIHPLLPAPNDAYADPIFMDVRTLEPDSEFNEVFDSMTKGLSGSKTYPATRYLLRGGDRMDGVTMRKLESSYVWSPVERTEFSVGVVTPVSYHIEVLRTLQIPEGYSFKYHRIDLDPPQNPCLHFGQVVTNVTTVVKFAPGAFLDPYAYIGANETKVDVQLLDNYMMGNQESEHSKLKRDIRNTVIATWKVENLWLRDKAALTQYLVWRYIGTANGVFRTTPGHAIPKTFDPRQRPWYHTALSHSGFITLTTPYLDMGGAGEVITMARSIYRGESSDNVLGVVGADFPLRYFYRLLTKVYPRCAQTNTFACFVMDTAGFLIMHENFLLSSTKAPALEHVHITQKEKHIAEDLIKKGFLIKRECRSLEELRKRGFYEVNLPARGVDQLSKGQPCKYELGRISGTNVYLGVVVRDAFCTSESCPCASDNECPFLNVSCECPCTSSMDFHYCRSQFPKSSVPICPAILPAEQPDNTERKVCLPKCFDPHCQERNNSQLCEGLVSCYWCQKDKDNLPLTKPYCGRFERCFRGKESPVKTTEDCSPVLTKGKQPSERDGLSVGAIVGVAIGCVLFFLVIIVLVFFVIRHYRNSADPPVRKDTSASMQNIAPHSVSSSSLPDVLGRPNHSQGFYDEIRQNSDFQNQGPPSYNEIQHFPTPPAGGYPGNCVNDKEPPPPPVPGTRRPSQFGMPRPRSQTDITRTRTSSDNQGTRSSSQHITNSANQPGPRGSPNGAATSVTRLPSHSEVNSQQPLGFPSQKWDPSRTDICFRRHRPAEDSPPPPLQPRSRKTSEASNAPLPTGPAQKGRTLYTNVSTVPETREGK; translated from the exons ATGAGGAAGTTAGCCGATATGGCCGCTTTCGGTCATACAGGTTCTTTAAACATGGCTTTTCTCGAGTTTGTACTAACAGTTGTTGCTGTATTTTCGTCTCAGATTGGTGCAAATGTATTGGATCCTAGTCTCATTGCGCGAGAGCTACGTATATTTGCAGATGATGCTCTTGGTGCGGACGAACTTCAA GCATATTTTAACCGCCTTCAATACACACAGCAAACCATTGATGGAAACAAACTTACCCCTGAACTCGCCCTGAAGCTGAAAGACAAGTTCAAAACGCGATTTGATGTGGCCGAGCGGCTAAGGAAAGCAGTTCAGGATTCATATAACAAACCTCCAAGAAACACAACCGCCAAAGAATGCTGCCATGTTGATAAATCAACTCTGGAGTACGATGAAAGATTTCGCTCCAAAGTGGACCTCAACAATATCTGCTTGAAGATCTCAGGAAGCGCTCCGCGCAATCCGAGACACTTACATACCGAAGAGGTTTTGAAAGTAATGAAAGAGATCTTTAAGCAGTATCCTTTCATCAAATGGCAGTATTTTGGTTCCGAGGAAGGTGTCATGACAAATTTTCCTGTGTATGACGATCAAGATCCTTGTCCAAGATATGATCCTCGCTACAGACCATTTTACGTGGAAACAGCTACACCTAAGGCTAAAGACGTCGTGTTGATTATTGACACAAGTGCGTCCATGGTAGGCGAGAGAATGAAAATCGCCAAAGAAGCTGCGAAATTAGTTTTAGAAACCATGAATCCCAAGGATCAA ATCGGTGTGGTGTCATTCAATAATAAAGCATCAACCAATGAAGGTATTGGAGTGAGCCCGTGCTATAGCCAGCGGTTAGCCCTGGCAGTTCCCGCGAACAGAAACAGTCTGGAAAAGTATGTGGATGGGCTCAATGGAAGGG GAGACTCTATCTATCAGGTGGCATTTGAAAAGGCGTGTGCTCTATTGAAGGCATCTGCATCAGATGAAACTACACCAAACAAGAAAAGAGTGATATTATTTCTCACTGACGGAGAACCAAATGATGATAACATCTCATCGACTTTCAAGATCATAAGGGACTGCAATTCAGAGCTCAACAACTCGATCATTATTTTTACGTATGGCATAGGCACGGCTAACGCGGAAATACTCGCAGATATAGCCAAACAAAATACATCAAAATATGGCTTTCCCAGAGATATTTCTCAAGGGAAGACAACG tCAGGGAAATACACATACGTAACAACAGAGGACATAAACACACTGAGGATTAAAATGGCGACCTACTACAACTTTTTACCGCCTGAAAGGCTTGATCACCCAGTGGTCTCAGTTCCATATATTGATGCTTTTGGGACAg GTCTCCTAATGTCAATCACTCTTCCATGTTATGACAATAAAGGAAATTTTATTGGCGTAGCTGGCACCGATATCAACATCGAGGACCTTTTGTCAGATATTACATTCTTTAACCAAGGCCAGACCACTTACGCTTTCATGATAAGCGGCACGGGAAGGACCTTAATACACCCTCTCCTGCCAGCCCCAAATGATGCGTATGCGGACCCCATTTTTATGGACGTGAGAACCTTGGAACCAGACTCGGAGTTCAACGAGGTGTTTGACTCAATGACAAA AGGTTTATCTGGATCGAAAACCTATCCAGCCACACGATATTTACTCCGTGGCGGAGATAGAATGGACGGAGTAACCATGAGGAAACTGGAATCTTCTTATGTCTGGTCTCCTGTGGAAAGAACAGAGTTCTCTGTGGGTGTGGTCACACCTGTGTCTTACCATATTGAGGTCTTACGCACTTTACAAATCCCAGAGG GTTATTCATTCAAATATCACCGGATAGACCTGGATCCGCCTCAAAACCCTTGCTTGCATTTTGGACAGGTTGTAACTAACG TGACAACCGTGGTGAAATTTGCTCCGGGAGCATTCTTGGACCCCTACGCGTATATAGGCGCGAATGAGACCAAAGTTGATGTACAGCTGCTGGATAATTACATGATGGGAAATCAGGAGAGTGAACATTCCAAACTAAAACGCGACATCCGTAACACAGTTATTGCTACTTGGAAAGTTGAAAATCTATGGCTTCGTGACAAAGCTGCGCTCACACAGTATCTGGTGTGGAGATACATTGGGACAGCAAACGGGGTTTTTAGGACGACTCCAGGCCATGCGATACCTAAAACGTTTGACCCAAGGCAAAGACCATG GTACCACACTGCTTTAAGTCACTCTGGTTTCATAACCCTTACAACGCCTTATTTGGACATGGGTGGAGCTGGAGAGGTGATAACCATGGCCCGCTCCATATATCGTGGGGAGTCAAGTGACAACGTTCTAGGAGTTGTGGGAGCTGACTTTCCCTTGAGATATTTCTATAG GCTACTCACCAAGGTTTATCCGAGGTGCGCGCAGACAAACACGTTTGCATGCTTCGTAATGGATACCGCTGGCTTCTTAATAATGCACGAGAACTTTTTGCTGTCTTCAACCAAAGCACCAGCTCTGGAGCACGTGCATATCacacagaaagaaaaacatatcGCAGAGGACCTTATAAAGAAGGGTTTTTTGATTAAGAGGGAGTGCCGGAGCTTGGAAGAGTTACGGAAGCGAGGTTTTTATGAAGTCAATCTACCCGCAAGGGGAGTTGATCAGCTTAGTAAGGGACAACCTTGCAAGTACGAACTTGGACGAATAAGTGGAACAAACGTATATCTAG GAGTTGTTGTGCGTGACGCCTTCTGCACGTCGGAATCCTGTCCTTGCGCCTCCGATAACGAGTGTCCCTTCTTGAATGTGAGCTGTGAATGTCCCTGCACTTCGTCAATGGATTTTCATTATTGTCGCAGTCAGTTTCCAAAAAGCAG CGTTCCCATATGTCCAGCAATCCTTCCTGCAGAGCAACCAGATAATACTGAGAGGAAAGTCTGCCTACCGAAATGCTTTGATCCCCACTGTCAGGAGAGAAACAACTCGCAGTTGTGTGAAGGTCTAGTTAGCTGTTATTGGTGCCAGAAGGACAAGGATAATCTTCCCCTTACTAAACCTTACTGCGGACGTTTTGAACGCTGCTTTAGAGGGAAAGAGTCGCCCGTTAAGACAACTGAGG ATTGCAGTCCCGTACTTACAAAAGGGAAGCAGCCTTCTGAGAGAGATGGTTTGTCAGTAGGAGCTATAGTCGGAGTCGCTATTGGATGTGTACTCTTTTTCCTAGTGATCATCGTCTTGGTATTTTTT gTCATCAGACATTACCGGAACTCAGCAGATCCACCGGTGCGCAAAGACACAAGCGCCTCTATGCAAAACATTGCTCCCCATTCAGTAAGCTCCTCTTCATTGCCCGATGTCTTGGGGAGGCCGAACCATAGTCAGGGCTTCTATGACGAAATCAGGCAAAACTCAGATTTCCAGAACCAGGGGCCACCATCTTACAACGAAATACAACATTTTCCCACACCACCAGCCGGAGGTTACCCTGGGAATTGTGTGAATGACAAAGAACCCCCGCCACCACCTGTTCCAGGCACCAGAAGGCCGTCACAGTTTGGAATGCCTCGGCCAAGAAGCCAAACCGAtataacaagaacaagaacgtCTTCGGACAACCAAGGTACTAGAAGCTCGAGTCAACACATCACCAACTCAGCTAACCAGCCCGGACCAAGGGGGTCCCCTAATGGTGCCGCAACAAGTGTAACTCGCTTACCAAGCCACTCTGAAGTCAACAGTCAACAGCCCTTGGGTTTTCCAAGCCAGAAATGGGATCCCTCAAGAACAGATATCTGTTTCAGAAGACATCGGCCAGCCGAGGATAGTCCGCCGCCTCCACTCCAACCTCGATCAAGGAAAACTTCGGAAGCATCTAATGCTCCTCTGCCTACTGGACCCGCTCAAAAAGGACGCACTCTCTACACCAATGTTTCGACAGTTCCTGAGACGCGAGAGGGAAAGTGA
- the LOC138056459 gene encoding VWFA and cache domain-containing protein 1-like isoform X1, translating to MRKLADMAAFGHTGSLNMAFLEFVLTVVAVFSSQIGANVLDPSLIARELRIFADDALGADELQAYFNRLQYTQQTIDGNKLTPELALKLKDKFKTRFDVAERLRKAVQDSYNKPPRNTTAKECCHVDKSTLEYDERFRSKVDLNNICLKISGSAPRNPRHLHTEEVLKVMKEIFKQYPFIKWQYFGSEEGVMTNFPVYDDQDPCPRYDPRYRPFYVETATPKAKDVVLIIDTSASMVGERMKIAKEAAKLVLETMNPKDQIGVVSFNNKASTNEGIGVSPCYSQRLALAVPANRNSLEKYVDGLNGRGDSIYQVAFEKACALLKASASDETTPNKKRVILFLTDGEPNDDNISSTFKIIRDCNSELNNSIIIFTYGIGTANAEILADIAKQNTSKYGFPRDISQGKTTVTSGKYTYVTTEDINTLRIKMATYYNFLPPERLDHPVVSVPYIDAFGTGLLMSITLPCYDNKGNFIGVAGTDINIEDLLSDITFFNQGQTTYAFMISGTGRTLIHPLLPAPNDAYADPIFMDVRTLEPDSEFNEVFDSMTKGLSGSKTYPATRYLLRGGDRMDGVTMRKLESSYVWSPVERTEFSVGVVTPVSYHIEVLRTLQIPEGYSFKYHRIDLDPPQNPCLHFGQVVTNVTTVVKFAPGAFLDPYAYIGANETKVDVQLLDNYMMGNQESEHSKLKRDIRNTVIATWKVENLWLRDKAALTQYLVWRYIGTANGVFRTTPGHAIPKTFDPRQRPWYHTALSHSGFITLTTPYLDMGGAGEVITMARSIYRGESSDNVLGVVGADFPLRYFYRLLTKVYPRCAQTNTFACFVMDTAGFLIMHENFLLSSTKAPALEHVHITQKEKHIAEDLIKKGFLIKRECRSLEELRKRGFYEVNLPARGVDQLSKGQPCKYELGRISGTNVYLGVVVRDAFCTSESCPCASDNECPFLNVSCECPCTSSMDFHYCRSQFPKSSVPICPAILPAEQPDNTERKVCLPKCFDPHCQERNNSQLCEGLVSCYWCQKDKDNLPLTKPYCGRFERCFRGKESPVKTTEDCSPVLTKGKQPSERDGLSVGAIVGVAIGCVLFFLVIIVLVFFVIRHYRNSADPPVRKDTSASMQNIAPHSVSSSSLPDVLGRPNHSQGFYDEIRQNSDFQNQGPPSYNEIQHFPTPPAGGYPGNCVNDKEPPPPPVPGTRRPSQFGMPRPRSQTDITRTRTSSDNQGTRSSSQHITNSANQPGPRGSPNGAATSVTRLPSHSEVNSQQPLGFPSQKWDPSRTDICFRRHRPAEDSPPPPLQPRSRKTSEASNAPLPTGPAQKGRTLYTNVSTVPETREGK from the exons ATGAGGAAGTTAGCCGATATGGCCGCTTTCGGTCATACAGGTTCTTTAAACATGGCTTTTCTCGAGTTTGTACTAACAGTTGTTGCTGTATTTTCGTCTCAGATTGGTGCAAATGTATTGGATCCTAGTCTCATTGCGCGAGAGCTACGTATATTTGCAGATGATGCTCTTGGTGCGGACGAACTTCAA GCATATTTTAACCGCCTTCAATACACACAGCAAACCATTGATGGAAACAAACTTACCCCTGAACTCGCCCTGAAGCTGAAAGACAAGTTCAAAACGCGATTTGATGTGGCCGAGCGGCTAAGGAAAGCAGTTCAGGATTCATATAACAAACCTCCAAGAAACACAACCGCCAAAGAATGCTGCCATGTTGATAAATCAACTCTGGAGTACGATGAAAGATTTCGCTCCAAAGTGGACCTCAACAATATCTGCTTGAAGATCTCAGGAAGCGCTCCGCGCAATCCGAGACACTTACATACCGAAGAGGTTTTGAAAGTAATGAAAGAGATCTTTAAGCAGTATCCTTTCATCAAATGGCAGTATTTTGGTTCCGAGGAAGGTGTCATGACAAATTTTCCTGTGTATGACGATCAAGATCCTTGTCCAAGATATGATCCTCGCTACAGACCATTTTACGTGGAAACAGCTACACCTAAGGCTAAAGACGTCGTGTTGATTATTGACACAAGTGCGTCCATGGTAGGCGAGAGAATGAAAATCGCCAAAGAAGCTGCGAAATTAGTTTTAGAAACCATGAATCCCAAGGATCAA ATCGGTGTGGTGTCATTCAATAATAAAGCATCAACCAATGAAGGTATTGGAGTGAGCCCGTGCTATAGCCAGCGGTTAGCCCTGGCAGTTCCCGCGAACAGAAACAGTCTGGAAAAGTATGTGGATGGGCTCAATGGAAGGG GAGACTCTATCTATCAGGTGGCATTTGAAAAGGCGTGTGCTCTATTGAAGGCATCTGCATCAGATGAAACTACACCAAACAAGAAAAGAGTGATATTATTTCTCACTGACGGAGAACCAAATGATGATAACATCTCATCGACTTTCAAGATCATAAGGGACTGCAATTCAGAGCTCAACAACTCGATCATTATTTTTACGTATGGCATAGGCACGGCTAACGCGGAAATACTCGCAGATATAGCCAAACAAAATACATCAAAATATGGCTTTCCCAGAGATATTTCTCAAGGGAAGACAACGGTAACG tCAGGGAAATACACATACGTAACAACAGAGGACATAAACACACTGAGGATTAAAATGGCGACCTACTACAACTTTTTACCGCCTGAAAGGCTTGATCACCCAGTGGTCTCAGTTCCATATATTGATGCTTTTGGGACAg GTCTCCTAATGTCAATCACTCTTCCATGTTATGACAATAAAGGAAATTTTATTGGCGTAGCTGGCACCGATATCAACATCGAGGACCTTTTGTCAGATATTACATTCTTTAACCAAGGCCAGACCACTTACGCTTTCATGATAAGCGGCACGGGAAGGACCTTAATACACCCTCTCCTGCCAGCCCCAAATGATGCGTATGCGGACCCCATTTTTATGGACGTGAGAACCTTGGAACCAGACTCGGAGTTCAACGAGGTGTTTGACTCAATGACAAA AGGTTTATCTGGATCGAAAACCTATCCAGCCACACGATATTTACTCCGTGGCGGAGATAGAATGGACGGAGTAACCATGAGGAAACTGGAATCTTCTTATGTCTGGTCTCCTGTGGAAAGAACAGAGTTCTCTGTGGGTGTGGTCACACCTGTGTCTTACCATATTGAGGTCTTACGCACTTTACAAATCCCAGAGG GTTATTCATTCAAATATCACCGGATAGACCTGGATCCGCCTCAAAACCCTTGCTTGCATTTTGGACAGGTTGTAACTAACG TGACAACCGTGGTGAAATTTGCTCCGGGAGCATTCTTGGACCCCTACGCGTATATAGGCGCGAATGAGACCAAAGTTGATGTACAGCTGCTGGATAATTACATGATGGGAAATCAGGAGAGTGAACATTCCAAACTAAAACGCGACATCCGTAACACAGTTATTGCTACTTGGAAAGTTGAAAATCTATGGCTTCGTGACAAAGCTGCGCTCACACAGTATCTGGTGTGGAGATACATTGGGACAGCAAACGGGGTTTTTAGGACGACTCCAGGCCATGCGATACCTAAAACGTTTGACCCAAGGCAAAGACCATG GTACCACACTGCTTTAAGTCACTCTGGTTTCATAACCCTTACAACGCCTTATTTGGACATGGGTGGAGCTGGAGAGGTGATAACCATGGCCCGCTCCATATATCGTGGGGAGTCAAGTGACAACGTTCTAGGAGTTGTGGGAGCTGACTTTCCCTTGAGATATTTCTATAG GCTACTCACCAAGGTTTATCCGAGGTGCGCGCAGACAAACACGTTTGCATGCTTCGTAATGGATACCGCTGGCTTCTTAATAATGCACGAGAACTTTTTGCTGTCTTCAACCAAAGCACCAGCTCTGGAGCACGTGCATATCacacagaaagaaaaacatatcGCAGAGGACCTTATAAAGAAGGGTTTTTTGATTAAGAGGGAGTGCCGGAGCTTGGAAGAGTTACGGAAGCGAGGTTTTTATGAAGTCAATCTACCCGCAAGGGGAGTTGATCAGCTTAGTAAGGGACAACCTTGCAAGTACGAACTTGGACGAATAAGTGGAACAAACGTATATCTAG GAGTTGTTGTGCGTGACGCCTTCTGCACGTCGGAATCCTGTCCTTGCGCCTCCGATAACGAGTGTCCCTTCTTGAATGTGAGCTGTGAATGTCCCTGCACTTCGTCAATGGATTTTCATTATTGTCGCAGTCAGTTTCCAAAAAGCAG CGTTCCCATATGTCCAGCAATCCTTCCTGCAGAGCAACCAGATAATACTGAGAGGAAAGTCTGCCTACCGAAATGCTTTGATCCCCACTGTCAGGAGAGAAACAACTCGCAGTTGTGTGAAGGTCTAGTTAGCTGTTATTGGTGCCAGAAGGACAAGGATAATCTTCCCCTTACTAAACCTTACTGCGGACGTTTTGAACGCTGCTTTAGAGGGAAAGAGTCGCCCGTTAAGACAACTGAGG ATTGCAGTCCCGTACTTACAAAAGGGAAGCAGCCTTCTGAGAGAGATGGTTTGTCAGTAGGAGCTATAGTCGGAGTCGCTATTGGATGTGTACTCTTTTTCCTAGTGATCATCGTCTTGGTATTTTTT gTCATCAGACATTACCGGAACTCAGCAGATCCACCGGTGCGCAAAGACACAAGCGCCTCTATGCAAAACATTGCTCCCCATTCAGTAAGCTCCTCTTCATTGCCCGATGTCTTGGGGAGGCCGAACCATAGTCAGGGCTTCTATGACGAAATCAGGCAAAACTCAGATTTCCAGAACCAGGGGCCACCATCTTACAACGAAATACAACATTTTCCCACACCACCAGCCGGAGGTTACCCTGGGAATTGTGTGAATGACAAAGAACCCCCGCCACCACCTGTTCCAGGCACCAGAAGGCCGTCACAGTTTGGAATGCCTCGGCCAAGAAGCCAAACCGAtataacaagaacaagaacgtCTTCGGACAACCAAGGTACTAGAAGCTCGAGTCAACACATCACCAACTCAGCTAACCAGCCCGGACCAAGGGGGTCCCCTAATGGTGCCGCAACAAGTGTAACTCGCTTACCAAGCCACTCTGAAGTCAACAGTCAACAGCCCTTGGGTTTTCCAAGCCAGAAATGGGATCCCTCAAGAACAGATATCTGTTTCAGAAGACATCGGCCAGCCGAGGATAGTCCGCCGCCTCCACTCCAACCTCGATCAAGGAAAACTTCGGAAGCATCTAATGCTCCTCTGCCTACTGGACCCGCTCAAAAAGGACGCACTCTCTACACCAATGTTTCGACAGTTCCTGAGACGCGAGAGGGAAAGTGA